Proteins co-encoded in one Gossypium arboreum isolate Shixiya-1 chromosome 11, ASM2569848v2, whole genome shotgun sequence genomic window:
- the LOC108482169 gene encoding protein MAINTENANCE OF MERISTEMS-like: MDGGHAYTLVNSAENLSPKHFSFHPAAKLRLQGTGFENLIKLSRPSSHFKSLIHAVADRYNREEKCFEFGRDQKIRLFLGLGDVLRITGLPIDGWPVTVNEKEVNVRDLCIQCFGTDKFLEPSKTAEKPKSGICLTWLKDNYGHLDENYVLKGQQLDQYVRATVLYIIGSVVLPSVAKTVSPIYLTFLKNVDKIGSYAWGAAMLASLHRCLQNVNKCTSNCLYGNFHFVTVRIEVIFIVSFC; encoded by the exons ATGGATGGAGG ACATGCTTATACTCTTGTCAATAGTGCTGAAAATCTGTCGCCAAAACATTTCAGTTTTCACCCAGCTGCAAAGCTGAGATTGCAAGGAACGGGCTTCGAAAATTTAATCAAGCTCTCAAGGCCCTCAAGTCATTTCAAATCACTTATTCACGCAGTGGCAGATAGATATAACCGAGAGGAAAAATGCTTTGAATTTGGTAGGGATCAGAAAATTAGGCTTTTTCTAGGTTTAGGAGACGTTCTAAGGATCACTGGCCTTCCGATAGATGGTTGGCCAGTTACAGTAAATGAGAAAGAAGTAAATGTAAGAGACTTGTGTATACAGTGTTTTGGCACAGACAAGTTCCTAGAACCATCAAAAACAGCAGAAAAACCAAAAAGTGGAATTTGTCTCACTTGGCTGAAGGACAACTACGGGCACTTGGATGAAAATTATGTCCTCAAAGGGCAGCAACTTGACCAGTATGTTCGAGCTACAGTGCTCTACATCATAGGGTCTGTAGTACTCCCTAGTGTAGCTAAAACGGTGTCTCCAATTTATCTAACATTTTTGAAGAATGTTGATAAAATTGGAAGTTATGCATGGGGTGCAGCCATGCTCGCAAGTCTGCACCGCTGCCTCCAGAACGTCAACAAATGCACTTCCAATTGTCTCTATGGCAATTTTCATTTTGTGACGGTGAGGATAGAAGTTATATTTATAGTTTCCTTTTGTTGA